The nucleotide window CAGATATTGGTCAGGCTCGACAACGTGTAGGAAAGCAGGTGGCCTTGCAGGGCAATATGGATCCGGCTGTATTGTATTCTTCGCCGCAACGAATTCACGAAGAAGTGGGGCAAATTTTGGCCAGTTTTGGCCAACATAATGGCCATATTTTTAATTTGGGTCATGGAATTACCCCGTCTGTAGATCCTGAGTGCGCTGGAGCATTTGTTGACGCAGTTCACGAATTGTCTGCGAAATACCACAAAAACTGATGTTCGAGCCTCCCACTTACGCCTGAAAAGTGACCGGTTGACTCTAGTACCTTGTGTTGAATGGTATTGGGACTAATCTTAGTGATGTAAAGAATTACTTTTCCTGCCGAATTGGTGATGTAGCCAATTTATGTGGGTAAAGAATTTGAACAGTCACTACAGATCAGTTGCTATGAGTATTAAGCCAGTTCAGGTTAACGTGAACGAGCTTGCGTTGGGTATGTTTGTATCCGGGCTCGATCGACCGTGGACCCAAACCCCGTTTCCTATCCAGGGCTTTTTGGTTCGTTCTTCCCTGGATATTGAAAATTTGCGCGCCTATTGTGACTACGTCTATATCGATGTCACCAAAGGCCGCTCCGCCAATGCGGCCAAGCCGAATCCAATACCCCGCATTCACAAAGGTGAGGCCCCTGAAAAAGGTGCTAAAAAGGCCCATGCCCGACCTGCACCCGTGCAGAAAGCGGCAGCCAGTGCCCAGCGGATTGGCCAGGTTCCGCTCAAGATCAAGTACGGAGTCTACGCCACTGTTACGCCTATGCGCAAAGAGCTGGTTCAGGCCAACCGCGCTTTTACTACTCTCAAGGGCAATCTTGGGTTGTTCGCCAAGCAGCTGTCCAAGGGTAAACAAATCGATTACGACACGGTACGTCGCTCGGTAAATTCCATGGTAGATAGTGTATTGCGCTGCCCGGATGCATTCACCTGGTTGATGCGGCTGCGTCGTAAAGACCAGGAAAGCTACGACCACAGTTTGCGGTCGGCGCTTTGGGCGGTGCAGTTTGCCCGTTTTATCGGCACCCCAAAAGACGATATCCAAGTTCTATGCACGGCCACTCTGTTAAAAGATATTGGCAAAATGCGCTTGCCTAAAGAGTTGCTGAAAAAGAGCAACCGCAGCCCTGAGGAAGAGCACCAGTATCGCCGCTTTGTGGAATACGGCGTAGAAATGCTGCGCAACACCCACCAGGTGGAAGCAAAAGTCATTTCTGTGGTGCGTCACCACTGCGAGCGTTTTGATGGCAGTGGTTATCCGGAGGGATTGATTGGCAGCAAAATTCCTCTGTTGGCTCAAATGTGCGGTATCGCCACGGTATATGATGCCATATCGAACCCTAGGGAATCGGCGAAGCCGGTAGCGGCTTCTCGCGCGGTTAGCCTGATTTATAACATGCGCGACCGTCAGTTCCGTGAAGATTTAGTATTGCAGTTTATTCAATCCATCGGCCTTTACCCCACTGGCACTATGGTGGAATTAACCACTGGTGACATTGGTGTTGTGGTAGAGCAAGACCCGGATTCACGCCTGACGCCAAAAATTGCGTTACTCGCTAATCGCCAAGGTGATGGTGAAAAAATTGTGGTTGACCTCAAAGACCAGAAAGCGGTTAACGCAGTATTGGAAGAGCGCCAGCCACTGATGCGCACTGCCGAAAAAGTGGCTATCGCTAGAGACCTCGAGCCTTCCCGTTTCGACTTTGATGTGTCGGATTTGACGCCGGAATCACTGCAATTAAAAGCCACCTCATCCAACGGCATTATTGGCAGTCTGAAAGAGCGCTTTTTAGGGCGCTAGCAATCATCAGGCAGGGGCATTCACGGATGCGGCCTCAGCCAGCTTTTCTCCCATTTTTACTGTTGTCCCACTGGTCAGAGATACTTGCCAGTCGATAGAGTCTTTTTCAAACAACATAATCACCGTTGAGCCAAAGTCAAAGTGACCCAGTTGGTCGCCTTTTTTGAGCACAGTGTTGGCTTCACCGTCAAAGGGTTGCTCGATAATGCCTCTGGGGTTGGGTGAATAACGGGGTTGCCAAACCGTACCAATGCCAGCCACCAGCATTGCTCCAACCAGAATAACCGCTACATTGCCCACTGGGGTTTCGAATAAGCACACCAAGCGTTCATTGCGGGCAAACAGGTTGGGAATATGGGTTGTAGTTGCACGGTTCACCGAGAATAACTGGCCAGGAACATAGCGGCAGTGCTTCAGTTTTCCATCCACTGGAATATGCACACGATGGTAATCTCGTGGTGACAGGTAGATAGTGGTAAATGCCCCCTGTTCAAACAGCCGGGCGTCGCTGCTGCTGGCAAGCAGGGTAGAGGCGCTGAATGTCTTGCCTTTGGCTTGAATCAGCTTTTCTCCGTCCAGGTAACCCACTTGGCTAACAGTGCCGTCGGCAGGGCTGGTAATGGTGTTTGGGGTCTCATTCAGTGGCCGCGCATTTGGCTTGAGCTGGCGCGTAAAAAAGGCATTAAAGCTGGAGTAGGCCTCAGTGTCCGACTCCAATGCCTCTTCCAAATTAATGTCGTAAGCTGCCACAAAGCGCTCGATCAGCATGCGCTTCAGCCACGGGGTTTGGCTTTCTGCCAGCTTTGCCAGCAGTCGAGATAATGTGTGTTGCGGCACCAAGCGTTGAAGTGCGGTAAATAGCTCGCCGGGTAATTGCTGCAGTGGGCTGGCCATCAATCAAATCTCCACTGGTGTATCGGGGCGATTGCCCCATTCAGACCAGGAACCGTCATAGGCGCGAATACGAGGGTAGCCGAGTGCCTTTGCCACCAGATAGGTAAAACCAGAGCGGTGGTGGGTTTGGCAGTGAGTGACAATATCCTTATCGGCGCTCAATCCCAATTGTTGCAGCAGTTCGGCGGCGTCTTCTCGGATGCGCAAGCTGCGATTGGGGTCCATCAATTCGGTCCATTCGCAGTTTATGGCGCCGGGAATACGGCCACCTCGTTGCGCTAATACTTTGTTGCCGCTGTGCTCACCGGGAGTACGTGCATCCCATATCCTGAAATCCGAATTGCCCAGACTGTCGATAATCTGTTCCGCTGATATCAGTTGTGATTGGTCTATAGTCACCGATACGGGTTTGGATGCCGGGCGATGTTCTTGAGTATCGGTTTCCAATCCGGCACTGCGCCAAGCGTGTATTCCACCGTTTAAATACGAATAATTTTTATAGCCGATAATATCCAATGTCCAGATAAAGCGGCCAGCCCAGCCGCCGCCTTCGTCGTCATAACAAACCACATGGGTATCTTTGCTCAGTCCCAGCCGGGAAAACAGTGTATCTAAGCTTTCCTGTGTCGGTAGGCGCCCTGGGGCTGGAGGTGCCCCCAGAACCAGCTCTTGAGGCAATACATGAACGGCGTTTGGAAGGTGTCCCAGTCGGTACTGTTCCGTTGAGCACAGATCCACAATCAAAATACAGTCGTCGTTTAAATGAGCTTGCAACTCTTCGGGTTCAAGCAATAACGGTAAAGCCATGAGGCATCTCTGATCCACTATTAAGGAGCTGGATTATAGCCTTCAGCTTTGCAGACTCACCAGTATGCGGCGATAACTTTCCAGCCGGTCTGGAGATATATCGCCCCGTTGCTCTGCGGCCAATAGCGCACAACCGGGTTCCCGTTGATGTTTGCAGTCGCGAAATTGGCAGTGGCCCAAAAAGGCCCGCATTTCAACAAAGCCTTGGGCAATTTGTTCTGGTTCCAAATGCCAGAGGCCAAACTCACGAATGCCCGGGGAGTCGATCAAGCGCCCAACATCGCCACCGGCACCGAGCTCAAGATGGTAGAGGCGAGCAGTGGTTGTAGTGTGTGTGCCCTTGGCCCTGGCTTCAGACAGCTCGCCAACCGCGCTGTTGGCCTGTGGCAGCAGCGCGTTAATCAGGGAGGATTTACCGACGCCGGATTGGCCGACAAAAACGCTGGTGTGGTCGCGCAGCATGGCCTGTAATTCCTGCAGGCTGGAATCGCCGCTTTTGGTGGACAGGATAATCAGCCGGTAGCCCAGTTGTTGGTAAGGGCTGACCAGTTTACGAACCGCTTCACCCTTATCGCCATTGAGCAAGTCAGATTTATTCAATACCAAGACAGCTTCAACCCCCTGATTCTCCGCTGCTACCAGGTAACGGTCAATCAAGTTGGCAAAGGGCTCGGGCTCTGCTGCTACCACAATAAAAATGCGATCAATGTTGGCGGCTACCGGGCGCAGGTTGCCGCGGCTATCTGGGCGATACAGTGCGGATTTGCGAGGTTCTGCAGCAACGATCACACCATTACTGTCCTGCGCATCTCGCCAGATAACCTCATCACCAGTGACAACACTGCCAATATTGGCTCGCAAAAAACAGCGTTTGGTTGTGCCTTTTTGCCCTTGCGGCTCTACATCCACTTGAGTGCCATAGTGGGTAATCACCACTCCTGTCTGTTCTGCCCCCAGCTGGCTGTCGTCTGGTAACTGTTGCGGTTTTGCAGAGGTCGCCCGGCGAGCGTGTTGCTTTTGCTGTTGTTGAATGCGGCGCTGCTGGTTTTTAGTGAGCTTTCGGGCCATGCCGTTGCAACTGAAATTACGGTGGGTTGTGGGTCAAGGATATAGCATAATCTGGGTTAGTGATATGGAGGCGCTGGTTTGCTGACAACCGTATTGGATCAACTCAAAGACCTGTTATTACCCCTGGCTTTGGTGGCCGCTGTGCTATTGGGCTTGTGGCTGTGCCACTGGCTACTGTTAAAGCGTGCGGGGGCGAATGCCGCCAACCACATGGTGCGGCAGCTGGTATTCCTGGTGTTAGTGGCCGTGGGTATTGTGCTGATTATCCTGGTGTTGCCAGTTCCTCACGAAATGCGCAGCCAGTTACTCAGCCTGTTGGGCTTGGTGCTGACTGGTGTTATTGCGTTTTCTTCCACCACCTTCGTGGCCAATATTATGGCCGGCTTGATGCTGCGTTCAGTGCG belongs to bacterium SCSIO 12696 and includes:
- a CDS encoding DUF3391 domain-containing protein, with translation MSIKPVQVNVNELALGMFVSGLDRPWTQTPFPIQGFLVRSSLDIENLRAYCDYVYIDVTKGRSANAAKPNPIPRIHKGEAPEKGAKKAHARPAPVQKAAASAQRIGQVPLKIKYGVYATVTPMRKELVQANRAFTTLKGNLGLFAKQLSKGKQIDYDTVRRSVNSMVDSVLRCPDAFTWLMRLRRKDQESYDHSLRSALWAVQFARFIGTPKDDIQVLCTATLLKDIGKMRLPKELLKKSNRSPEEEHQYRRFVEYGVEMLRNTHQVEAKVISVVRHHCERFDGSGYPEGLIGSKIPLLAQMCGIATVYDAISNPRESAKPVAASRAVSLIYNMRDRQFREDLVLQFIQSIGLYPTGTMVELTTGDIGVVVEQDPDSRLTPKIALLANRQGDGEKIVVDLKDQKAVNAVLEERQPLMRTAEKVAIARDLEPSRFDFDVSDLTPESLQLKATSSNGIIGSLKERFLGR
- the psd gene encoding phosphatidylserine decarboxylase (Phosphatidylserine decarboxylase is synthesized as a single chain precursor. Generation of the pyruvoyl active site from a Ser is coupled to cleavage of a Gly-Ser bond between the larger (beta) and smaller (alpha chains). It is an integral membrane protein.); this translates as MASPLQQLPGELFTALQRLVPQHTLSRLLAKLAESQTPWLKRMLIERFVAAYDINLEEALESDTEAYSSFNAFFTRQLKPNARPLNETPNTITSPADGTVSQVGYLDGEKLIQAKGKTFSASTLLASSSDARLFEQGAFTTIYLSPRDYHRVHIPVDGKLKHCRYVPGQLFSVNRATTTHIPNLFARNERLVCLFETPVGNVAVILVGAMLVAGIGTVWQPRYSPNPRGIIEQPFDGEANTVLKKGDQLGHFDFGSTVIMLFEKDSIDWQVSLTSGTTVKMGEKLAEAASVNAPA
- a CDS encoding sulfurtransferase, producing the protein MALPLLLEPEELQAHLNDDCILIVDLCSTEQYRLGHLPNAVHVLPQELVLGAPPAPGRLPTQESLDTLFSRLGLSKDTHVVCYDDEGGGWAGRFIWTLDIIGYKNYSYLNGGIHAWRSAGLETDTQEHRPASKPVSVTIDQSQLISAEQIIDSLGNSDFRIWDARTPGEHSGNKVLAQRGGRIPGAINCEWTELMDPNRSLRIREDAAELLQQLGLSADKDIVTHCQTHHRSGFTYLVAKALGYPRIRAYDGSWSEWGNRPDTPVEI
- the rsgA gene encoding small ribosomal subunit biogenesis GTPase RsgA, with product MARKLTKNQQRRIQQQQKQHARRATSAKPQQLPDDSQLGAEQTGVVITHYGTQVDVEPQGQKGTTKRCFLRANIGSVVTGDEVIWRDAQDSNGVIVAAEPRKSALYRPDSRGNLRPVAANIDRIFIVVAAEPEPFANLIDRYLVAAENQGVEAVLVLNKSDLLNGDKGEAVRKLVSPYQQLGYRLIILSTKSGDSSLQELQAMLRDHTSVFVGQSGVGKSSLINALLPQANSAVGELSEARAKGTHTTTTARLYHLELGAGGDVGRLIDSPGIREFGLWHLEPEQIAQGFVEMRAFLGHCQFRDCKHQREPGCALLAAEQRGDISPDRLESYRRILVSLQS